Proteins co-encoded in one Nonlabens agnitus genomic window:
- a CDS encoding LexA family transcriptional regulator: MGQDISIEAQRFKIVREGLGKTQAEFAQMLDAGSSTADIERGKKKITGKIVTELLRQFNINPLWLYGNSYNKHLETSQSTAPKIITMDVSERENMIMVPIKASAGYANNLQDTDWFNELPAFNIPLPQYREGSYRAFQVKGDSMLPVLQPNEWVMGRAVESLRQANDGKIYVVVTSDTVVVKKLRKDSQERVMLISLNNEYPIIEQDVAEISELWEVNSKLSFDLDVHEGQEAMISLKQGLDSLRDEIASIKKGT; the protein is encoded by the coding sequence ATGGGACAAGATATTTCTATAGAGGCACAGCGCTTCAAAATCGTACGTGAAGGTCTAGGCAAAACGCAGGCCGAGTTTGCACAAATGCTGGATGCGGGATCATCCACGGCAGACATTGAACGTGGTAAAAAGAAGATCACGGGTAAGATTGTGACCGAGCTGTTACGCCAGTTCAACATCAACCCTTTATGGCTGTATGGAAATAGTTATAACAAGCACCTAGAAACTAGTCAAAGCACCGCTCCCAAAATCATCACCATGGATGTAAGTGAGCGTGAGAATATGATCATGGTGCCTATCAAAGCCAGTGCCGGTTATGCCAACAATCTACAGGATACGGACTGGTTCAATGAGTTGCCAGCTTTTAATATACCGTTGCCACAATATAGAGAAGGAAGTTATCGCGCATTCCAGGTAAAGGGCGACAGCATGTTGCCCGTTTTACAGCCTAATGAATGGGTGATGGGTCGTGCGGTAGAAAGCTTACGCCAGGCAAACGACGGTAAGATCTATGTCGTTGTTACCAGTGACACTGTCGTCGTCAAGAAGTTGCGTAAAGATTCACAAGAGCGCGTGATGCTTATTTCCCTGAACAATGAATATCCTATTATCGAGCAGGACGTGGCAGAGATATCTGAACTTTGGGAAGTCAATTCAAAATTGAGTTTTGACCTGGATGTTCATGAAGGCCAAGAGGCGATGATATCGCTCAAACAAGGACTCGATAGTCTAAGAGACGAGATTGCAAGCATAAAAAAAGGAACCTGA